The following are encoded in a window of Pseudomonas sp. St316 genomic DNA:
- a CDS encoding FAD-binding oxidoreductase gives MTVNNKADVVIVGGGLMGSAAAFFLRQRGQSVILLERDQIGQYASGVNFGNVRRQGRFLGQLELANRSWALWKRLPELIDDDLEFIASGHMRVCYREDEIPELEAYAAAPEAAELDLQIYRGSELHARFPFLGKDVKGGSYAPHDGHANPRLAAPAFARAARRLGARIEERTEVAEVQKLGDGFSISTTDGRQFSAAQLLITAGAWGQKLSAQFDEPVPLETNGPQMAVTEPVPYALPTVIGVYTKIPEEVIYFRQIPRGNIVIGGGYRSKPDMLNRRAYVEPRSILNQLDQMRRLLPGVGNLNIIRVWSGIEGYLPDSLPVMGPSGNVDGLYYAFGFSGHGFQLGPGVGDVMAELISTGSTRTFIEPFSIRRFALCAEQRSKAS, from the coding sequence ATGACGGTCAATAATAAAGCCGACGTGGTGATTGTCGGCGGCGGCCTGATGGGCTCGGCGGCAGCGTTTTTCCTGCGCCAACGGGGGCAGTCGGTGATCCTGCTGGAGCGTGACCAGATCGGGCAGTACGCCAGCGGCGTGAACTTCGGCAACGTGCGGCGCCAGGGGCGTTTTCTCGGGCAACTGGAACTGGCGAACCGGTCCTGGGCACTGTGGAAACGCCTGCCGGAACTGATCGACGACGACCTGGAGTTCATCGCCAGCGGGCATATGCGCGTGTGTTATCGCGAGGATGAAATACCCGAGCTCGAGGCTTACGCAGCGGCTCCGGAAGCGGCGGAGTTGGACTTGCAGATCTATCGCGGCAGCGAGCTGCATGCGCGTTTTCCGTTTCTCGGCAAGGACGTCAAGGGCGGTTCCTATGCGCCGCACGACGGTCACGCCAACCCGCGCCTGGCGGCCCCGGCGTTCGCCCGGGCGGCACGGCGGCTCGGTGCGCGCATCGAGGAGCGCACCGAGGTGGCCGAGGTACAGAAGCTTGGTGACGGGTTCAGCATCAGCACCACCGACGGTCGCCAGTTCAGCGCTGCCCAACTGTTGATTACCGCGGGCGCTTGGGGCCAGAAGCTCTCGGCGCAATTCGACGAGCCGGTGCCGCTGGAGACCAACGGCCCGCAAATGGCCGTTACCGAGCCGGTGCCTTATGCCTTGCCGACGGTGATCGGTGTGTACACCAAGATTCCCGAAGAGGTGATCTATTTCCGCCAGATTCCCCGAGGCAATATCGTCATCGGCGGCGGCTATCGCAGCAAGCCGGACATGCTCAACCGCCGGGCCTATGTCGAGCCGCGCAGCATCCTCAACCAGTTGGACCAGATGCGCCGCCTGCTGCCGGGTGTCGGCAATCTCAACATCATTCGCGTGTGGAGCGGCATCGAAGGCTACCTACCCGATTCGCTGCCGGTGATGGGGCCCAGTGGCAACGTCGATGGCTTGTACTATGCGTTCGGCTTCAGCGGCCATGGCTTCCAGCTCGGTCCGGGCGTTGGC